One genomic segment of Sminthopsis crassicaudata isolate SCR6 chromosome 2, ASM4859323v1, whole genome shotgun sequence includes these proteins:
- the LOC141553221 gene encoding ubiquitin-conjugating enzyme E2 N-like gives MSRLSHRIVKEIQGLLAESVPGIKAEPDEINARHFHVVIAGPQDSPFEGGTFKLELFLPEEYPMTAPKVRFMTKIYHPNVDKLGRICLDILKDKWSPALQILTVLLSIQALLSAPNPDDPLANDVAQQWKTNEAQAIETAREWTRLYAMNDN, from the coding sequence ATGTCCAGGCTGTCCCACAGGATTGTCAAGGAAATCCAGGGTTTATTGGCCGAATCGGTCCCTGGGATAAAAGCAGAACCAGATGAAATCAACGCCCGTCATTTTCACGTGGTCATTGCAGGCCCACAGGATTCCCCCTTTGAAGGAGGGACTTTTAAACTTGAACTCTTCCTTCCAGAAGAATACCCAATGACAGCTCCTAAAGTACGTTTCATGACCAAAATTTATCACCCTAATGTGGATAAGTTGGGAAGAATATGTTTagatattttgaaagataaatgGTCTCCAGCACTTCAGATCCTAACAGTTCTGCTCTCAATCCAGGCCTTGTTAAGTGCCCCCAATCCAGATGATCCATTAGCAAATGATGTAGCCCAGCAGTGGAAGACCAATGAAGCCCAAGCCATAGAAACAGCCAGAGAATGGACAAGGCTCTATGCCATGAATGATAATTAA